A DNA window from Candidatus Methylomirabilota bacterium contains the following coding sequences:
- a CDS encoding shikimate kinase: MGANVILVGFMGAGKSSVGRLLARRLGRCFVETDDMITAREGRSIPEIFAERGEAHFRALEEETMRLLALKSGDVIATGGGLCCRAGRPEALKALGTVVWLRGDFDALYERARRAGERPMLSGRGRDDVEALYRAREPYYRQADVTVDTTGIGPDQVVARVVLALRDRLASPATKGRGEAAG; this comes from the coding sequence ATGGGCGCCAACGTGATCCTGGTCGGCTTCATGGGGGCGGGGAAGTCGTCGGTGGGGCGGTTGCTGGCCCGTCGGCTGGGCCGCTGCTTCGTCGAGACCGACGACATGATCACCGCCCGCGAGGGGCGATCGATCCCCGAGATCTTCGCCGAGCGCGGCGAGGCTCACTTCCGCGCGCTCGAGGAGGAGACGATGCGGCTCCTCGCGCTCAAGTCGGGCGACGTGATCGCCACCGGCGGCGGACTGTGCTGCCGCGCGGGCCGGCCGGAGGCGCTCAAGGCGCTCGGCACCGTGGTCTGGCTGCGCGGCGACTTCGACGCCCTCTACGAGCGTGCCCGGCGCGCCGGCGAGCGCCCGATGCTGAGCGGCCGCGGACGCGACGACGTCGAGGCCCTCTACCGCGCGCGCGAGCCGTACTATCGCCAGGCCGACGTCACGGTGGACACCACCGGAATCGGGCCCGATCAGGTCGTCGCGCGTGTGGTCCTGGCCCTGCGCGACCGGCTCGCCTCGCCGGCCACCAAGGGCCGCGGCGAGGCGGCCGGGTAG